The bacterium genome contains a region encoding:
- the gcvT gene encoding Aminomethyltransferase, giving the protein MTGAATLKRTALYDAHKELGARLIEFGGFEMPVWYSSTIAEHMAVRTTAGLFDLSHMGELYFRGPGVIGELERLTANAVTKLGVGDAQYSFIPRPDGGIVDDIVLYRLGEESYLMVVNAANIAKDVAWFQEHMRQPELMTDASDDMSLLAIQGPLAEEIVCRVYPNAEEARGLKYYCHASERIPGHSDAGHLLLSRTGYTGEDGFELYVPNGLALEYWHRLLEVGNGQLVPAGLGARNTLRLELCYSLYGHEITDETNPFEANLGWVTKLNKGEFMGSDSLTAFKAAGLTRKLVGLFPEGKRPVRDNARVFADGAEIGYVTSGSFSPSLERNIALAYVPVANAVVGSTLQVEAGTDMVDATLVETPFVKQWNKR; this is encoded by the coding sequence ATGACTGGCGCTGCCACCCTCAAGCGAACCGCACTCTACGATGCCCACAAGGAACTCGGTGCGCGCCTGATCGAATTCGGCGGCTTCGAAATGCCGGTCTGGTACTCCTCCACCATCGCGGAGCACATGGCGGTCCGTACCACGGCGGGGCTGTTTGATCTCTCCCACATGGGCGAACTCTACTTCCGTGGACCAGGGGTCATCGGCGAACTGGAGCGTCTCACCGCCAATGCCGTGACAAAGCTCGGGGTCGGCGACGCACAGTATTCGTTCATCCCGCGCCCCGATGGCGGGATCGTCGATGACATCGTCCTCTACCGCCTCGGCGAAGAGAGCTACCTCATGGTGGTAAACGCCGCAAACATCGCCAAGGATGTCGCGTGGTTCCAGGAGCATATGCGGCAGCCGGAGCTGATGACCGATGCGTCCGATGACATGTCGCTGCTGGCGATTCAGGGGCCGCTGGCCGAAGAGATTGTCTGCAGGGTCTATCCCAATGCGGAAGAGGCCCGGGGTCTGAAGTACTACTGCCACGCCTCCGAGCGGATTCCAGGACACAGCGATGCCGGGCATCTGCTCCTCTCCCGCACCGGCTACACCGGGGAAGATGGCTTTGAGCTCTATGTCCCCAATGGGCTGGCGCTGGAGTACTGGCATCGGCTCCTGGAGGTGGGCAATGGCCAGCTGGTGCCTGCCGGGCTGGGGGCCCGCAACACCCTGCGCCTCGAACTCTGCTATTCCCTCTATGGGCACGAAATCACCGACGAAACCAACCCCTTCGAGGCGAATCTCGGCTGGGTGACGAAGCTCAACAAGGGGGAGTTCATGGGCTCGGACAGCCTGACCGCCTTCAAAGCGGCCGGACTGACCCGTAAGCTGGTGGGACTCTTTCCCGAAGGGAAGCGGCCGGTCCGGGACAATGCCCGGGTCTTCGCCGACGGTGCCGAAATTGGCTACGTCACCAGCGGTTCCTTTTCGCCATCGCTGGAGCGCAACATCGCCCTGGCGTATGTCCCGGTTGCAAACGCGGTGGTCGGCTCGACCCTGCAGGTGGAAGCCGGGACTGACATGGTGGATGCCACCCTGGTCGAGACCCCCTTCGTAAAGCAGTGGAACAAGCGCTAG
- the alaS gene encoding Alanine--tRNA ligase, translating to MATSTTQMPVRSAQEIRTLFLENFRDLPGSEHHILASAPLVPFDDPTILLINAGMTPLKKYFTGQETPPSPRMVSIQKCIRTLDIEQVGRTPRHCTFFEMLGNFSIGDYFKAEIIPWAWTFLTEVLGIPTEKLMVSVHENDQEAYDLWRSKVGLPESKIVRLGDEDNFWVMAETGPCGPDTEIFYDLGPRFGSTNGEYDGPGSAYGRWIEIWNLVFTQFDRQADGSLVELPKKNVDTGAGLERMCVVMQQKDTVFETDGFQPLIGYFKTETKNQLAGARVNPYYVLADHLRATAFLMADGVLPDRVGRGYVLRRIMRRAMSWGNRLGFGPGVWAGALPILRDLMGTQYPEIVQKGAFIADRIATEEELFLRTLHRGETLLARELEDLQTSNAGTLPATFPGDKAFTLFDTYGFPLDLTKDLVEDHGMTVDEAAFQAALAEQRARSKADTKAKLGAIGSGSDAASIMQAFDQFPPTLFLGYSGATSGDTLLLGAISAGEAEVLVALEQTPFYAESGGQIGDRGTISAMDGRFVLEVLDTQKTPGGVFLHRCKLVSGATEALEPETPVRAEIDTQRRTPTMRAHSTAHLLHSALKQVLGEHVEQAGSLVEPDRVRFDFKHFEAMTAKQIAQVDALVNEWILADFPVEKMEMPIADARAMGAVALFGEKYGDQVRVLRMGPVSLELCGGTHLDHTAEAGAFVLVREESIAAGTRRVTGYTGMRAMEYLFEQEAMVARLAGELKAKRTLEDLLGGLDRLREESKALRTELATLKEQLALSQVGDLIAKGNRRDQTLVLASQIEGASAETLRTIAQAIRDREASCAILLIGGEEGKYNTLVALSEDVIAAGHQAGKLIGEVGKLLGAGGGGRPDMAQGGGKDGSQIPDALELFRSRMLTS from the coding sequence ATGGCCACTTCCACCACCCAGATGCCGGTCCGGTCCGCCCAGGAAATCCGGACCCTCTTCCTCGAGAACTTCCGCGACCTCCCCGGCTCGGAGCATCACATCCTGGCCTCCGCGCCCCTGGTCCCCTTCGATGATCCGACCATCCTGCTGATCAATGCCGGCATGACGCCCCTGAAGAAGTACTTCACCGGCCAGGAAACTCCACCATCGCCACGCATGGTGAGTATCCAGAAGTGCATCCGGACCCTCGACATCGAGCAGGTGGGACGGACTCCCCGGCACTGCACCTTCTTCGAAATGCTGGGGAACTTCAGCATCGGGGACTACTTCAAGGCGGAGATCATCCCCTGGGCCTGGACCTTCCTGACCGAAGTCCTGGGCATCCCCACCGAGAAGCTCATGGTCTCGGTGCATGAAAACGATCAGGAGGCCTACGACCTCTGGCGGAGCAAAGTCGGCCTGCCCGAATCGAAGATTGTCCGCCTTGGCGATGAAGACAACTTTTGGGTGATGGCAGAGACCGGCCCCTGTGGTCCGGATACCGAAATCTTCTACGACCTCGGTCCCCGCTTCGGCTCCACCAACGGGGAGTATGACGGTCCCGGGTCGGCCTATGGCCGCTGGATCGAAATCTGGAACCTGGTCTTCACCCAGTTTGATCGGCAGGCGGATGGCTCCCTGGTGGAACTGCCGAAGAAGAATGTCGACACCGGCGCCGGGCTGGAGCGGATGTGTGTGGTGATGCAGCAAAAGGACACGGTCTTTGAGACCGACGGATTCCAGCCGCTGATTGGCTACTTCAAGACCGAAACCAAAAACCAGCTAGCAGGAGCCCGGGTCAATCCTTACTACGTCCTGGCGGACCATCTCCGGGCGACCGCGTTCCTGATGGCGGACGGGGTCCTGCCGGATCGCGTAGGACGGGGGTATGTCCTGCGCCGCATCATGCGTCGCGCCATGAGTTGGGGGAATCGCCTCGGCTTCGGACCCGGAGTCTGGGCCGGGGCATTGCCGATCCTGCGCGACCTCATGGGGACCCAGTATCCCGAGATCGTACAGAAGGGAGCCTTCATCGCGGATCGCATTGCGACCGAAGAAGAACTCTTCCTCCGCACCCTGCATCGCGGGGAGACCCTGCTAGCCCGGGAACTGGAAGATCTGCAAACGTCCAATGCCGGAACTCTCCCTGCGACCTTCCCCGGCGACAAGGCCTTTACCCTCTTCGACACCTATGGCTTCCCGCTGGATCTCACCAAAGACCTGGTGGAAGACCACGGTATGACGGTCGATGAGGCGGCGTTTCAGGCTGCCCTGGCAGAACAGCGCGCCCGCTCCAAGGCCGATACCAAAGCCAAGCTCGGCGCGATAGGGTCCGGCAGCGATGCCGCCTCGATCATGCAGGCCTTCGACCAGTTCCCTCCGACACTGTTCCTGGGCTACTCCGGCGCAACCAGCGGCGACACCCTCCTGCTGGGGGCTATCAGTGCTGGTGAGGCCGAAGTTTTGGTGGCACTGGAGCAGACGCCTTTCTATGCCGAGTCTGGGGGGCAGATTGGCGATCGCGGCACTATCTCCGCCATGGACGGACGCTTCGTGCTGGAGGTCCTCGATACGCAGAAAACCCCCGGCGGCGTGTTCCTGCATCGGTGCAAACTGGTCAGCGGCGCCACCGAAGCGCTGGAGCCGGAGACACCGGTCCGGGCCGAGATTGACACGCAGCGTCGGACCCCCACCATGCGGGCGCACTCCACCGCGCATCTTTTGCACAGCGCTTTGAAGCAGGTCCTGGGGGAGCATGTGGAGCAGGCGGGGTCGCTGGTGGAGCCGGACAGGGTCCGCTTCGACTTCAAGCACTTCGAGGCGATGACCGCAAAACAGATCGCCCAGGTCGATGCGCTCGTCAATGAGTGGATCCTGGCGGACTTCCCGGTCGAAAAAATGGAGATGCCCATCGCCGATGCCCGGGCGATGGGGGCAGTTGCCCTCTTCGGGGAAAAGTATGGCGACCAGGTGCGGGTCCTGCGCATGGGACCGGTGTCGCTGGAACTCTGCGGTGGCACCCATCTGGACCATACAGCGGAGGCGGGGGCATTTGTCCTCGTGCGGGAAGAATCCATCGCGGCGGGGACCCGGCGGGTCACGGGCTACACCGGTATGCGGGCGATGGAGTATCTCTTCGAACAGGAAGCGATGGTGGCGCGGCTCGCCGGCGAACTCAAAGCGAAGCGGACCCTCGAGGATCTCCTGGGGGGCCTGGATCGCCTCCGGGAAGAATCCAAAGCTCTCCGGACGGAGCTGGCGACGCTCAAGGAACAACTGGCGCTGAGCCAGGTCGGTGACCTCATCGCGAAGGGGAACCGTCGCGACCAGACCCTGGTCCTCGCATCACAGATCGAGGGAGCGAGTGCCGAGACCCTCCGGACCATCGCGCAGGCGATCCGCGACCGGGAGGCCAGCTGCGCCATCCTGCTGATCGGCGGCGAGGAAGGCAAGTACAACACCCTGGTGGCCCTCTCAGAGGATGTCATCGCTGCGGGGCATCAGGCAGGCAAGCTGATCGGCGAGGTCGGCAAGCTCCTGGGAGCCGGGGGCGGCGGACGTCCGGACATGGCACAGGGCGGGGGTAAGGACGGGTCACAGATTCCGGACGCCCTGGAACTCTTCCGGTCCCGTATGCTGACAAGCTAA
- the plsC_1 gene encoding 1-acyl-sn-glycerol-3-phosphate acyltransferase, protein MPLPAGPIPPPTWDPSGLPLFHPWRRSGRAYRQLRLGLRGYLRTAHQLFIEDEDLVPLAGPLLVAGNHPSLLDPPCLLAALPRRTAVLAAEWTFSYPVLRRIMRGTGMIFVDRQKGGATALRQALRMLEQGWAIGIYPAGTLVADSEGRAVKEGLVQMAALSGASILPVRTFGTDVALPYGKTLPRPGRAVRIRFGPVFQPDITRGDLKDPERVATVSQAIMDRIYAIE, encoded by the coding sequence ATGCCGCTTCCTGCCGGACCCATTCCGCCCCCCACCTGGGATCCCTCTGGGTTGCCGCTGTTTCATCCGTGGCGACGCTCCGGGCGGGCGTATCGGCAACTGAGGCTGGGACTCCGGGGGTATCTCCGGACCGCCCACCAGCTCTTTATCGAAGACGAAGACCTGGTGCCATTGGCGGGACCGCTGCTGGTGGCGGGGAATCACCCCTCGCTTCTCGATCCCCCCTGCCTGCTGGCAGCGTTGCCCCGACGCACCGCTGTCCTGGCCGCCGAGTGGACCTTCTCCTACCCCGTGCTGCGGCGCATCATGCGGGGGACCGGCATGATCTTTGTCGATCGTCAAAAGGGAGGGGCCACCGCCCTGCGTCAGGCACTCAGGATGCTGGAACAGGGATGGGCGATTGGGATTTATCCCGCCGGCACTCTGGTGGCGGACAGCGAAGGACGGGCGGTGAAAGAAGGGCTGGTGCAGATGGCGGCGCTCAGTGGGGCCTCGATTTTGCCGGTCCGGACCTTCGGCACCGACGTGGCGTTGCCCTATGGCAAGACACTTCCCCGTCCGGGGCGAGCGGTGCGGATCCGCTTCGGACCGGTGTTTCAGCCTGACATCACGCGGGGCGATCTGAAGGACCCGGAGCGGGTGGCGACCGTGTCGCAGGCGATCATGGATCGGATCTACGCCATCGAATGA
- the thyX gene encoding Flavin-dependent thymidylate synthase, translated as MSATPPLPPLCTRATVRLVGKQVVDTAALADFLTDEGYVWEPSTSNAPDLIPEIAGRLCYMSYGKGRKENRDYLDNILSVRHGSVLEHSVFNFLITGVSRSLTHELVRHRAGFGYSQLSQRYVDESDTAFVEPAIIAADPEAHQIFVEAVTAAREWYIALGDRLEAVIAAKGLEGDLSKTRLRKLAREAARAVLPNATETKIFVTANARALRHFIELRASREAEPEIRALAVQICRMLQAEAPNLFGDYHVMTLPDGTEACSTANPKV; from the coding sequence GTGTCCGCTACGCCCCCCCTCCCGCCGTTATGTACCCGCGCCACCGTCCGACTCGTCGGCAAGCAGGTGGTCGACACCGCAGCCCTTGCGGACTTCCTCACCGATGAAGGCTATGTCTGGGAGCCCTCGACCAGCAACGCCCCCGACCTCATTCCCGAGATCGCCGGGCGCCTCTGTTACATGAGCTATGGCAAGGGGCGGAAGGAAAACCGGGACTATCTGGACAACATCCTGAGTGTCCGTCACGGCTCCGTGCTGGAGCACTCGGTCTTCAACTTTCTCATCACCGGAGTCTCCCGGTCCCTCACGCACGAACTCGTACGCCACCGGGCGGGATTTGGGTATTCCCAGCTCTCCCAGCGCTATGTCGATGAGTCCGACACCGCCTTCGTCGAGCCCGCCATCATTGCCGCGGACCCCGAAGCCCATCAGATTTTTGTCGAAGCCGTGACAGCGGCCCGGGAGTGGTACATCGCGCTGGGAGATCGCCTGGAAGCGGTGATTGCGGCGAAGGGGCTCGAAGGGGATCTGAGCAAAACGCGGCTCCGGAAGCTCGCCCGGGAAGCCGCCCGGGCGGTCCTGCCCAATGCCACGGAAACCAAGATCTTTGTGACGGCCAACGCCCGGGCGTTGCGACACTTCATTGAGCTGCGCGCCAGTCGGGAAGCGGAGCCGGAAATCCGGGCCCTGGCGGTCCAGATCTGCCGGATGCTGCAGGCAGAAGCGCCGAATCTGTTCGGGGACTATCACGTCATGACCCTCCCTGACGGCACCGAAGCCTGCAGCACGGCGAATCCCAAAGTCTAA
- the rimK gene encoding Ribosomal protein S6--L-glutamate ligase: protein MKIAILSRNRALYSTRRLVEAGKARGHDIHVIDYLRCYMNITSLKPQIYFQGEELTGFDAIIPRIGASYTFYGTAVVRQFEMMGVFPTNESQAITRSRDKLRSLQLLARKGIGLPVTGYAHATKDIDGLIATVGGAPLVIKLLEGTQGIGVVLAETNKAAKSVIEAFRELNANILVQEFIKEAGGSDIRAFVVGGKVVASMMRTGAPGEFRSNLHRGGTAKAVKLTPAERSTAIRAAATMGLGVAGVDMLRSNHGPVVMEVNSTPGLEGIETASGVDVSGKIIEFVEKAAPTGKVKDPIKW from the coding sequence ATGAAGATCGCCATCCTCTCCCGCAATCGCGCCCTCTATTCCACCCGACGGCTGGTGGAAGCAGGGAAGGCCCGGGGCCACGACATCCATGTGATCGACTATCTCCGTTGCTACATGAACATCACCAGCCTCAAGCCGCAGATCTACTTCCAGGGGGAAGAACTCACCGGCTTCGATGCCATCATTCCCCGCATCGGTGCCAGCTACACCTTCTATGGCACGGCGGTGGTCCGTCAGTTTGAAATGATGGGTGTTTTCCCAACGAACGAATCGCAGGCCATCACCCGGTCCCGGGACAAGCTCCGGTCCCTGCAGCTCCTGGCCCGCAAGGGGATCGGTCTTCCGGTGACTGGCTATGCCCATGCCACCAAGGACATCGATGGTCTCATCGCCACAGTCGGCGGCGCGCCCCTGGTGATCAAGCTCCTGGAAGGGACCCAGGGGATCGGGGTGGTCCTGGCAGAGACCAACAAAGCGGCGAAGTCGGTCATCGAGGCCTTTCGGGAGCTCAACGCCAACATCCTCGTGCAGGAATTCATCAAAGAAGCCGGGGGGAGCGACATCCGGGCCTTCGTGGTGGGGGGCAAAGTGGTGGCGTCGATGATGCGGACCGGCGCCCCCGGCGAATTCCGGAGCAACCTGCATCGCGGCGGGACTGCGAAGGCCGTGAAGCTGACGCCTGCCGAACGCTCCACTGCCATCCGGGCGGCCGCCACCATGGGACTCGGCGTCGCCGGGGTCGACATGCTCCGCTCGAATCATGGCCCGGTCGTGATGGAAGTGAACTCCACCCCGGGCCTCGAGGGAATCGAAACCGCCAGCGGAGTCGATGTCTCCGGGAAGATCATCGAATTTGTCGAAAAGGCGGCCCCCACTGGCAAGGTGAAAGACCCCATTAAGTGGTGA
- the pyk gene encoding Pyruvate kinase, which produces MLKRPIRTKIVCTLGTGSGRDSMAAVARLIQAGMDVARVNMSHSRSFAQHGAYVRGDSYEADRWRLNAIRDASASIGHPVAILGDLQGPKIRLGEFADGDVTLVAGQRFTFWADPAHPGDAKGVPLQDFALIQPAVIPLTPIWLVDGLVQLTVSRSEPDRIEARVDTGGVIGSRQGIIFRGVDPPLPQMTPKDIADLAFLCDQQVDFIALSYVRKPADVLAVRALMRDQRIPLIGKIETAEAVTNLDALLGVLDGAMVARGDLGARLPLEEVPLVQKSIIERCNVLGIPVITATQMLDSMETRPIPTRAEVTDIANAVLDGTDALMLSGETAKGSFAVESIQTLVSVARRIEGAAGPFHTEHPRDDDHPWESVVRTHAYRLNYKERNFKLEAAIQRLRQAGAYPVSTDRQVSDALSRAAADVAEQLGLRCILCPTTSGMTPRLVARFRPSAQIIGAVEDPARARQLLLSYGITPLVVEASPDATAEDLLRAAQHAALRAGLLQAGERFLFTAGYPIRQAGSTNLLKVHVAASADAAPATP; this is translated from the coding sequence ATGCTGAAGCGACCGATCCGCACCAAGATTGTCTGCACCCTCGGTACCGGCAGTGGCCGCGACAGCATGGCGGCGGTCGCCCGTCTCATCCAGGCGGGCATGGACGTGGCCAGGGTCAACATGTCCCACTCCCGGTCCTTCGCGCAGCACGGCGCCTATGTCCGGGGAGACTCCTACGAGGCGGACCGCTGGCGACTCAATGCCATCCGCGATGCCAGCGCCAGCATCGGTCATCCGGTGGCGATTCTGGGCGACCTTCAGGGACCGAAAATCCGGCTCGGCGAGTTCGCCGATGGCGATGTCACCCTGGTGGCGGGGCAGCGCTTTACTTTCTGGGCGGACCCGGCGCATCCCGGCGATGCGAAGGGCGTTCCCCTCCAGGACTTCGCCCTCATCCAGCCGGCGGTCATCCCCCTCACGCCCATCTGGCTGGTGGATGGGCTGGTCCAGCTGACCGTGAGCCGGTCGGAGCCTGACCGGATCGAAGCCCGGGTCGATACCGGCGGAGTCATCGGGTCGCGACAGGGGATCATCTTTCGCGGGGTCGATCCCCCGCTCCCCCAGATGACCCCCAAGGACATCGCGGACCTTGCGTTCCTCTGCGATCAGCAGGTCGACTTCATCGCCCTCTCCTATGTCCGGAAGCCTGCCGATGTGCTTGCGGTCCGGGCACTGATGAGAGACCAGCGGATTCCGCTCATCGGGAAAATCGAGACCGCCGAGGCGGTGACCAATCTCGATGCGCTGCTCGGTGTCCTGGATGGCGCGATGGTGGCGCGTGGCGACCTGGGAGCCCGGCTCCCCCTGGAAGAAGTCCCGCTGGTGCAAAAGAGCATCATCGAGCGCTGCAATGTCCTGGGGATCCCGGTGATTACAGCAACCCAGATGCTCGACAGCATGGAAACGCGCCCGATTCCGACCCGGGCGGAAGTCACCGACATCGCCAACGCGGTCCTCGATGGCACCGATGCGCTGATGCTCTCCGGCGAGACCGCGAAGGGGAGCTTTGCCGTGGAGTCCATCCAGACGCTGGTCTCGGTGGCGCGACGCATCGAGGGAGCGGCGGGACCCTTCCATACCGAGCATCCCCGGGACGATGATCATCCCTGGGAAAGCGTTGTCCGGACCCACGCATACCGGCTCAACTACAAAGAACGGAACTTCAAGCTCGAAGCGGCGATCCAGCGCCTGAGGCAGGCCGGGGCGTACCCGGTCAGCACCGACCGGCAGGTGTCCGATGCCCTGTCGCGGGCGGCCGCTGATGTCGCGGAGCAACTGGGACTCCGCTGCATCCTCTGTCCCACCACCTCCGGCATGACCCCGCGACTGGTGGCCCGGTTCCGTCCGAGCGCCCAGATCATCGGGGCGGTGGAGGACCCCGCCCGGGCGCGGCAGTTGCTGCTCAGCTACGGCATCACGCCGCTGGTGGTGGAAGCGTCGCCGGATGCCACGGCCGAGGACCTCCTGAGGGCGGCCCAGCATGCGGCCCTCCGCGCCGGACTCCTCCAGGCGGGGGAACGCTTCCTCTTTACGGCTGGTTATCCGATACGTCAGGCGGGGAGTACGAATCTGCTCAAGGTGCATGTGGCGGCGTCGGCTGACGCCGCACCAGCGACCCCGTAG